From the genome of Argentina anserina chromosome 4, drPotAnse1.1, whole genome shotgun sequence, one region includes:
- the LOC126790960 gene encoding zinc-finger homeodomain protein 8-like: MTKTNRSHFFPEKFEFYNTLTFDSQFQTQVMDFKAMSTTTASATASINTPDTDTELIPTSDPKSGPFRSFSFNTGTLLKPHHHPFHLPPPQTTPVGYRECLKNHAASLGGHALDGCGEFYPSPISNPADPTSLKCAACGCHRNFHRRDWPDEPRAFTPPKAFLVSSTHHHHHRVLPPPPARHSMSPSPSRSTSPGPSTTLSPHSPPPVSHVPPSFFGTPTQILLALSSAAYTGPPSDEKLSNNPTGGKSTTGRKRSRTKFSQEQKDKMFSFAEKLGWRMQRSEDKFVEDFCHEIGIGRNVFKIWMHNNKHQRRQRLLSSAGLINDCDGNYGGDAVGGNSFDSNAEEDNNNNNNVNAITNSPNESSRDDHHHQRFYLSNNGSSSSS; encoded by the coding sequence ATGACCAAGACAAATAGGTCCCATTTTTTCCCAGAGAAGTTTGAGTTTTACAATACCCTAACATTTGATTCCCAGTTCCAAACCCAAGTCATGGACTTTAAGGCCATGTCTACCACCACAGCCTCCGCCACCGCCTCCATCAATACTCCTGATACAGACACTGAGCTCATCCCCACATCTGACCCCAAATCTGGGCCCTTCAGATCCTTCTCCTTCAACACCGGCACTCTGCTGAAGCCCCACCACCACCCATTTCACCTTCCTCCGCCGCAGACGACCCCGGTTGGCTACCGAGAATGCCTGAAGAACCACGCTGCCAGCCTCGGCGGCCACGCCCTCGACGGCTGCGGTGAGTTTTACCCCAGCCCCATTTCCAACCCCGCCGACCCCACCTCGCTAAAATGCGCCGCCTGCGGCTGCCACCGCAACTTCCACCGCCGTGACTGGCCGGACGAACCACGCGCTTTCACTCCCCCAAAGGCTTTTCTCGTCAGCTCtactcaccaccaccaccaccgcgTACTCCCTCCGCCACCAGCTCGCCACAGCATGAGCCCAAGTCCGAGCCGGAGCACTAGTCCTGGCCCAAGCACCACCTTGAGCCCCCACTCTCCTCCGCCGGTGTCTCACGTGCCGCCCTCGTTCTTCGGCACCCCGACCCAGATACTCCTCGCCCTCAGCTCCGCCGCGTACACAGGGCCACCGTCGGATGAGAAGCTGAGTAATAATCCGACGGGTGGGAAGAGTACTACTGGGAGGAAGAGATCGAGGACCAAGTTCAGCCAGGAGCAGAAGGACAAGATGTTCAGTTTTGCTGAAAAACTAGGTTGGAGAATGCAGAGGAGCGAAGACAAGTTCGTCGAGGACTTCTGCCATGAGATTGGGATTGGTCGGAATGTCTTTAAGATTTGGATGCACAACAACAAGCACCAGAGGAGGCAGAGGTTGTTGTCTTCGGCCGGGTTGATCAATGACTGCGATGGGAACTACGGCGGTGATGCCGTCGGAGGCAACAGCTTTGATTCCAATGCCGAGGAGGacaataacaacaacaacaatgtgAATGCAATTACCAACTCCCCTAATGAGAGTAGCAGAGATGATCATCACCACCAAAGGTTCTATCTTTCCAACAATGGGTCATCTTCGTCGTCTTGA